A stretch of DNA from Takifugu rubripes chromosome 15, fTakRub1.2, whole genome shotgun sequence:
CTTCCTGGAGAAACACTCCTCACAGAGCGTGGACATGCTGGCAAAAACACACCCCTACAACCCTCTGTGGGCACAGTTAGGTGAGGGTCTTACACTTTGCATGTGGACAGACTgagatttatttatattcatactTTAAAGTGTAGTTTGACAACGTGTTATTTGTCTGCATTGTGCATGAACATTTCTGAAGTTAAAAGCCTTCAGTCTCTATCAGTCTGTGGTGGCACGTGGAAACATATCAGGTCCTTGAGTGATTTAAGAAGAGCCTACGTGAGAAATGTTGTGAGAACAAATATACATCTTGAGTCAACATGAAGATTCTCACATGTAGTGGCAAAATAAACCTTATGGGGACCTCTAGTGTCCATGGGTGGGATTGCATACTCGGATCTCAAAATCCTAAAAATGCTGGGAAAAACCAACAGCTACTGCTTTTACCCCTGATTTCAGATaactatatacatatatattgtgtgtatatatttaatCCACTGTTTCATATATAACCATCAGATTGCTTTACTTATGTGATACATTATCCTCTAACACCGAACCTTCCAGTGTTTCCAAAGCTTTTCCATTCCGTCTTTATTTCCTGCCTTCAGTcttaaacaaatgtaaaatatgCACATCTTATTTTTATCAGGCGACCTGTATGGATCTATTGGGTCTCCGGTCCGGCTCTCGAGGACAGTGGTGGTCGGCCGCAGGCAGGAACTGGTTCAAAGGCTCCTTTATGTCCTGACTTACTTCATTCGTTGTTCTGAGCTTCTGGAGACTCACATGCTGGACAGTGCTGAGGATGAAGCTATCGTGATGCCAGGCTCTCTCATCACCACCTCGTTAAGgaaaggagaggtggaggagtcGGATTATGTCCTGGTCACCGTCCATAAGCCCAGTGGAGACTATTTATCCCAAGGTGCCACCACCCAGGAGCACCAGATTGGGCCGGAGGACAGTAGCTACCGTTCGGACAACAGCCTCCTGAGTAGCACGTACAcggacacagaggtggagcaCAGCACCGGAGACGCACCGAGcgaggatgaagaggacgatGACGAGGAGGACAGTAGTGAGAGCCAAGGGTCTCGGAGCAGCCTGCTTCAGACGACGCATAGCCAGGAAAACAGTGCTGTTATTAGGACGGCAGAGGAGGGGGAACCTGGAGAACTGTACAGGGAATCCAACAGCCCACTATCCACAAAGGCCCGGCTGGAAACCGTGCTGTGTGTTGGCTCGGCCTCATCCAGGGAACAGGTCTGTGTGCTGGATACGGAGACCAAAGGGGACTTACTGAATCTCACTGCCCCGTCTGCATCTACCACCCTTTCAGCAACTCCAACTCCCGCTGCGGCAGAGAGCCACGGTGCCGAGGCCGAGACGGAAACGGGCACGGGGAACCAGTTCAGTAGAGCGCTGGCTTCACGGACTTTGGGGATCTCTCTGGAGAAGAAGCCCCCAGATAAGGGCCTGGCCGCTGCAGTGCCAGTGCCCGTGATGGTGGGGAGCTCGACCACGGGGCCCATGGATTTGACAGAAGAGGAGCCAGCAACAAAAGTCACCTTCCTCATCGGAGCCTCCATGTCTCCGGAGTCGGACACAGAGAGCCGcgggaggaaggtggaggaggatttCAGAAAGCACAAGAAACAACTCAAAGACAAACATCTGTTGCTGCATCAGGACAGAGGACCGGACATAAAAAGCTGTAACACCAGTGCACCAGAGGACCAAAGCAAACAGACCAAGGGGGCTCCGTCCCTGCTGAGGGTGTCTAGTAAGATGCCGGCATGGAACCCGAACTGTGTGGAGCATTTTGACGAGTATTTCAGTGCGGAGAACCCCGTGGAGACCAGGACTATAGATGATGTGGTGAAGCAACCAGAGAACAGCACCACAGATGGCCAGAAAGACTTGCACGAGCCCTCGGGCATCACCCCGCGCGGTGGTCCTGGGGATCACAGCCTACAGGGAGGCGACGGGAGTCAGGGCTTGGGTTTCTGCTTAGGTCCCGATAGTGTGGATGTCGAGGCCAGGCCGGAGGACAGGTGCAGATGTGGTTCCTCAGATCGGCCTGACGGCTGCCGCTGCCAGAAGTGTTCTGTGGAGCACCACGGGGGTCTTTTGCTCTCACTCCCTGTTCCTCAGGATGGAAGCAGCGGCAACAGCAAAGGGGACCAAAAGCAGAAAGCGTTGCCCATCAATGACTGGGAGATACCCCGTAACGAGAGCTCGGACAGCGCGCTGGGGGACAGCGAGAGCGAGGAGACGGAAGACTGGCAGGAGGAAGTGCTGGTTCCCTTCCCAGGGTAAGTCCAGGACACACGCCTTCACTCATAAACATTCCTAAAAGAATTATTCACGGGTTTTAAAAGAACTGGACCAGTGGCAGCAACAGCATGGACGAATATCTCAGACCCCGCCTCTCATTTGTAGAGCAAAGTTGGTGGAGAACTACTCGAAGCCAAGCGTTGCCAACTTCGGTCGATCTCTGTTAGGAGGCTACTGCCCCACCTACGTGCCAGACTTTGTACTACACGGGATGCAAAGCGACGACAAGCTCCGACAGAACCTCACGGCTGAATTAGCCCACGCAGTCCAGGTAAGAAGTTTCTGCATGCAGAATTTTGCAAGCGATGGGATCTGGCTTTCATTTGCATACATATAAAAGCTCCCACAGACGCCACGATTTCAGGCGAAGAGTGTTTGTCACCTGCGTAAACATGCAACTCTGTCCGCTGCAGCATCCCGTTTTGGATGAACCCATAGCCGAGGCCGTCTGCATTATAGCAGACACGGAAAAGTGGACGGTGCAGGTAGCCAGCAGTCAGAGACGAGCCACTGAGGCCAACAAACTGGGGAAGGAAGTCCTGGTGTCCAGCCTGGTGTCTAGTTTATTACAGTCCACTCACCAGCTCTACAAACTCAACCTCTCGCCTAATTTCGTATGTTTCGCCTCATCGTCTCTGCgacctttg
This window harbors:
- the fnip1 gene encoding folliculin-interacting protein 1 isoform X2, whose translation is MPPTLFHKLFNKRNAFSSPPPRCGKEDPAFSWPVPQLEPSQIRLIVYQDCERRGRNVLFDSNTMKRGPEETPIPNTEGQVKMFGKCCQLRSTGGSSSSLDSSSSGTSEIKETKEQGLRFPGSRCSSDVVMLGEMMFGSVAMSYKGSTLKIHQIRSPPQLMLSKVFTARTGGSAYGSLNTLQDSLEFIGQDSNTLWPDQNTGVNSLLKNIGFSQLCSPRRAFSEQGPLRLIKSASFFSGHSHPMDMPGRGLYDERDSGIARSASLSSLLITPFPSPGSSLTSSCASSYQRRWLRSQTTSLENGVFPRWSVEESFNMSDESGGPSLGATRKKKIAIGVIFMLSPNSEENSRFQDFFFSHFPLFESHMNKLKSAIEQAMKMSRRSADASQRALAYNRMVDGLNEFRMTICNLYTMPRVAEPVWLTMMSGALEKNQLCGHFMRELSLLMEQASKNQFLPALLTAVLTNHLAWVPTVMPNGQPPIKIFLEKHSSQSVDMLAKTHPYNPLWAQLGDLYGSIGSPVRLSRTVVVGRRQELVQRLLYVLTYFIRCSELLETHMLDSAEDEAIVMPGSLITTSLRKGEVEESDYVLVTVHKPSGDYLSQGATTQEHQIGPEDSSYRSDNSLLSSTYTDTEVEHSTGDAPSEDEEDDDEEDSSESQGSRSSLLQTTHSQENSAVIRTAEEGEPGELYRESNSPLSTKARLETVLCVGSASSREQVCVLDTETKGDLLNLTAPSASTTLSATPTPAAAESHGAEAETETGTGNQFSRALASRTLGISLEKKPPDKGLAAAVPVPVMVGSSTTGPMDLTEEEPATKVTFLIGASMSPESDTESRGRKVEEDFRKHKKQLKDKHLLLHQDRGPDIKSCNTSAPEDQSKQTKGAPSLLRVSSKMPAWNPNCVEHFDEYFSAENPVETRTIDDVVKQPENSTTDGQKDLHEPSGITPRGGPGDHSLQGGDGSQGLGFCLGPDSVDVEARPEDRCRCGSSDRPDGCRCQKCSVEHHGGLLLSLPVPQDGSSGNSKGDQKQKALPINDWEIPRNESSDSALGDSESEETEDWQEEVLVPFPGAKLVENYSKPSVANFGRSLLGGYCPTYVPDFVLHGMQSDDKLRQNLTAELAHAVQHPVLDEPIAEAVCIIADTEKWTVQVASSQRRATEANKLGKEVLVSSLVSSLLQSTHQLYKLNLSPNFCIMHLEDRLQEIYFKSKMLAEYLKGQTRVHVKELGMVLGIESSDLPLLAAVASTHSPYVAQILL
- the fnip1 gene encoding folliculin-interacting protein 1 isoform X3, whose amino-acid sequence is MLLCEFSSPLFLDPRFGRETRGEGRGDRRVERQGEGWGRTGRVAMMPSWPVPQLEPSQIRLIVYQDCERRGRNVLFDSNTMKRGPEETPIPNTEGQVKMFGKCCQLRSTGGSSSSLDSSSSGTSEIKETKEQGLRFPGSRCSSDVVMLGEMMFGSVAMSYKGSTLKIHQIRSPPQLMLSKVFTARTGGSAYGSLNTLQDSLEFIGQDSNTLWPDQNTGVNSLLKNIGHSHPMDMPGRGLYDERDSGIARSASLSSLLITPFPSPGSSLTSSCASSYQRRWLRSQTTSLENGVFPRWSVEESFNMSDESGGPSLGATRKKKIAIGVIFMLSPNSEENSRFQDFFFSHFPLFESHMNKLKSAIEQAMKMSRRSADASQRALAYNRMVDGLNEFRMTICNLYTMPRVAEPVWLTMMSGALEKNQLCGHFMRELSLLMEQASKNQFLPALLTAVLTNHLAWVPTVMPNGQPPIKIFLEKHSSQSVDMLAKTHPYNPLWAQLGDLYGSIGSPVRLSRTVVVGRRQELVQRLLYVLTYFIRCSELLETHMLDSAEDEAIVMPGSLITTSLRKGEVEESDYVLVTVHKPSGDYLSQGATTQEHQIGPEDSSYRSDNSLLSSTYTDTEVEHSTGDAPSEDEEDDDEEDSSESQGSRSSLLQTTHSQENSAVIRTAEEGEPGELYRESNSPLSTKARLETVLCVGSASSREQVCVLDTETKGDLLNLTAPSASTTLSATPTPAAAESHGAEAETETGTGNQFSRALASRTLGISLEKKPPDKGLAAAVPVPVMVGSSTTGPMDLTEEEPATKVTFLIGASMSPESDTESRGRKVEEDFRKHKKQLKDKHLLLHQDRGPDIKSCNTSAPEDQSKQTKGAPSLLRVSSKMPAWNPNCVEHFDEYFSAENPVETRTIDDVVKQPENSTTDGQKDLHEPSGITPRGGPGDHSLQGGDGSQGLGFCLGPDSVDVEARPEDRCRCGSSDRPDGCRCQKCSVEHHGGLLLSLPVPQDGSSGNSKGDQKQKALPINDWEIPRNESSDSALGDSESEETEDWQEEVLVPFPGAKLVENYSKPSVANFGRSLLGGYCPTYVPDFVLHGMQSDDKLRQNLTAELAHAVQHPVLDEPIAEAVCIIADTEKWTVQVASSQRRATEANKLGKEVLVSSLVSSLLQSTHQLYKLNLSPNFCIMHLEDRLQEIYFKSKMLAEYLKGQTRVHVKELGMVLGIESSDLPLLAAVASTHSPYVAQILL
- the fnip1 gene encoding folliculin-interacting protein 1 isoform X1: MLLCEFSSPLFLDPRFGRETRGEGRGDRRVERQGEGWGRTGRVAMMPSWPVPQLEPSQIRLIVYQDCERRGRNVLFDSNTMKRGPEETPIPNTEGQVKMFGKCCQLRSTGGSSSSLDSSSSGTSEIKETKEQGLRFPGSRCSSDVVMLGEMMFGSVAMSYKGSTLKIHQIRSPPQLMLSKVFTARTGGSAYGSLNTLQDSLEFIGQDSNTLWPDQNTGVNSLLKNIGFSQLCSPRRAFSEQGPLRLIKSASFFSGHSHPMDMPGRGLYDERDSGIARSASLSSLLITPFPSPGSSLTSSCASSYQRRWLRSQTTSLENGVFPRWSVEESFNMSDESGGPSLGATRKKKIAIGVIFMLSPNSEENSRFQDFFFSHFPLFESHMNKLKSAIEQAMKMSRRSADASQRALAYNRMVDGLNEFRMTICNLYTMPRVAEPVWLTMMSGALEKNQLCGHFMRELSLLMEQASKNQFLPALLTAVLTNHLAWVPTVMPNGQPPIKIFLEKHSSQSVDMLAKTHPYNPLWAQLGDLYGSIGSPVRLSRTVVVGRRQELVQRLLYVLTYFIRCSELLETHMLDSAEDEAIVMPGSLITTSLRKGEVEESDYVLVTVHKPSGDYLSQGATTQEHQIGPEDSSYRSDNSLLSSTYTDTEVEHSTGDAPSEDEEDDDEEDSSESQGSRSSLLQTTHSQENSAVIRTAEEGEPGELYRESNSPLSTKARLETVLCVGSASSREQVCVLDTETKGDLLNLTAPSASTTLSATPTPAAAESHGAEAETETGTGNQFSRALASRTLGISLEKKPPDKGLAAAVPVPVMVGSSTTGPMDLTEEEPATKVTFLIGASMSPESDTESRGRKVEEDFRKHKKQLKDKHLLLHQDRGPDIKSCNTSAPEDQSKQTKGAPSLLRVSSKMPAWNPNCVEHFDEYFSAENPVETRTIDDVVKQPENSTTDGQKDLHEPSGITPRGGPGDHSLQGGDGSQGLGFCLGPDSVDVEARPEDRCRCGSSDRPDGCRCQKCSVEHHGGLLLSLPVPQDGSSGNSKGDQKQKALPINDWEIPRNESSDSALGDSESEETEDWQEEVLVPFPGAKLVENYSKPSVANFGRSLLGGYCPTYVPDFVLHGMQSDDKLRQNLTAELAHAVQHPVLDEPIAEAVCIIADTEKWTVQVASSQRRATEANKLGKEVLVSSLVSSLLQSTHQLYKLNLSPNFCIMHLEDRLQEIYFKSKMLAEYLKGQTRVHVKELGMVLGIESSDLPLLAAVASTHSPYVAQILL
- the fnip1 gene encoding folliculin-interacting protein 1 isoform X4 produces the protein MKLIARVTLSWPVPQLEPSQIRLIVYQDCERRGRNVLFDSNTMKRGPEETPIPNTEGQVKMFGKCCQLRSTGGSSSSLDSSSSGTSEIKETKEQGLRFPGSRCSSDVVMLGEMMFGSVAMSYKGSTLKIHQIRSPPQLMLSKVFTARTGGSAYGSLNTLQDSLEFIGQDSNTLWPDQNTGVNSLLKNIGFSQLCSPRRAFSEQGPLRLIKSASFFSGHSHPMDMPGRGLYDERDSGIARSASLSSLLITPFPSPGSSLTSSCASSYQRRWLRSQTTSLENGVFPRWSVEESFNMSDESGGPSLGATRKKKIAIGVIFMLSPNSEENSRFQDFFFSHFPLFESHMNKLKSAIEQAMKMSRRSADASQRALAYNRMVDGLNEFRMTICNLYTMPRVAEPVWLTMMSGALEKNQLCGHFMRELSLLMEQASKNQFLPALLTAVLTNHLAWVPTVMPNGQPPIKIFLEKHSSQSVDMLAKTHPYNPLWAQLGDLYGSIGSPVRLSRTVVVGRRQELVQRLLYVLTYFIRCSELLETHMLDSAEDEAIVMPGSLITTSLRKGEVEESDYVLVTVHKPSGDYLSQGATTQEHQIGPEDSSYRSDNSLLSSTYTDTEVEHSTGDAPSEDEEDDDEEDSSESQGSRSSLLQTTHSQENSAVIRTAEEGEPGELYRESNSPLSTKARLETVLCVGSASSREQVCVLDTETKGDLLNLTAPSASTTLSATPTPAAAESHGAEAETETGTGNQFSRALASRTLGISLEKKPPDKGLAAAVPVPVMVGSSTTGPMDLTEEEPATKVTFLIGASMSPESDTESRGRKVEEDFRKHKKQLKDKHLLLHQDRGPDIKSCNTSAPEDQSKQTKGAPSLLRVSSKMPAWNPNCVEHFDEYFSAENPVETRTIDDVVKQPENSTTDGQKDLHEPSGITPRGGPGDHSLQGGDGSQGLGFCLGPDSVDVEARPEDRCRCGSSDRPDGCRCQKCSVEHHGGLLLSLPVPQDGSSGNSKGDQKQKALPINDWEIPRNESSDSALGDSESEETEDWQEEVLVPFPGAKLVENYSKPSVANFGRSLLGGYCPTYVPDFVLHGMQSDDKLRQNLTAELAHAVQHPVLDEPIAEAVCIIADTEKWTVQVASSQRRATEANKLGKEVLVSSLVSSLLQSTHQLYKLNLSPNFCIMHLEDRLQEIYFKSKMLAEYLKGQTRVHVKELGMVLGIESSDLPLLAAVASTHSPYVAQILL